The uncultured Hyphomonas sp. genome includes a region encoding these proteins:
- the thiL gene encoding thiamine-phosphate kinase: MGERDWISKYFKPLASSPGAGALRDDVAELSVAGGPVIATVDALVEEVHFLPDDPIETVARKLVRTNVSDVLAKGGRPLEALLTLGWPDSRPEEELARFAAALGEELAGWGARLVGGDTTVSPQGLFLSLTLTGQCGPDGPIRRSGAAAGDALWVTGQIGAACLGYRALREGRLDEPHIAVYREPSLAPIEITELLRACATGSMDVSDGLLGDARMLAEASGLSVRIDLDAVPFAGEVSSLEECLALASWGDDYQVLFAAPDAASHQILSYAAEKAFQATRIGQFASGSGLTVIRDDVVVNLPETLGFEHG, translated from the coding sequence GTGGGCGAACGCGACTGGATCTCCAAATATTTCAAGCCTCTGGCGTCGTCGCCGGGGGCCGGTGCGTTGCGGGACGATGTGGCGGAACTTTCTGTCGCTGGAGGCCCGGTGATCGCTACGGTCGATGCCCTCGTTGAGGAGGTGCATTTCCTTCCCGATGACCCAATCGAGACGGTTGCCCGGAAACTGGTCCGGACGAATGTGTCGGACGTGCTGGCCAAGGGTGGACGGCCGCTGGAGGCTTTGCTGACGCTGGGCTGGCCGGATAGTCGGCCGGAGGAGGAGCTCGCCCGCTTCGCAGCGGCGCTGGGCGAGGAACTGGCCGGCTGGGGCGCCAGGCTTGTTGGGGGCGACACGACGGTCAGCCCGCAGGGCCTGTTCCTGTCTCTGACGCTGACCGGCCAGTGTGGGCCGGACGGCCCGATCCGGCGCAGCGGAGCAGCGGCCGGGGATGCGCTCTGGGTGACTGGTCAGATCGGGGCGGCATGTCTCGGCTACCGGGCGCTTCGGGAAGGCCGCCTCGACGAACCTCATATCGCTGTTTACCGGGAGCCTTCACTGGCGCCGATTGAGATCACGGAGCTGCTTCGTGCCTGCGCAACCGGATCAATGGATGTCTCCGACGGACTATTAGGCGACGCCCGTATGCTTGCAGAGGCTTCAGGCTTGTCTGTTAGGATCGATCTGGATGCTGTGCCCTTTGCCGGTGAAGTCTCAAGCCTGGAAGAGTGTTTGGCGCTCGCGTCCTGGGGCGATGACTATCAGGTCCTGTTTGCGGCGCCTGACGCGGCGTCTCATCAGATTCTCTCTTACGCGGCAGAAAAGGCGTTTCAGGCCACGCGTATCGGTCAATTCGCGTCTGGAAGCGGTCTGACGGTGATCAGGGACGATGTTGTCGTTAACCTACCGGAAACTCTCGGCTTCGAGCATGGCTGA
- a CDS encoding amidohydrolase family protein, whose product MKRMMLAAAIVVAACAAPSPAELAAGEGVVIYPARAVVTMAREGDIAEAVAVSGDRIISTGTLDDLTAAMPSATVDPEFTDDVIVPGLIDPHVHVVLGALQYNLPITPPWPMATPHGMKAGLPNRDAFLSALSDIVADAEPEATVVAYGYHNLVHGDLTRTDLDAIAPDQPLIVWHYSSHDFYLNSAAIEAAGFTPALAQSFHGVDLDENGELTGRIYEDAALLVIQAYAGVILAPENVTAGFHGFSSMLRQAGVTTTAEMAYGLFGWEMEDANIRSNWSSAQAAGYHLYLVPEYRSLERTFGDGKVQAVLDMVSGVHQTPAPVLPRVKFFTDGAFYSQTMRLSPPGYLSGQSKGSEGLWVAGPDGIVSAIQPYWDAGLGVNIHSNGDAAQGATLAALETLREGDDGPGNSFVIEHGGLFSPEQAETAGRLKAQLSAASHYVFYMANEYAGPLGDVRAQWISPLGALTAAGVPVAVHSDAPLAPPYPLRAAGVHMTRATREGSVYETEMALSAHEALEAITLDAARVLGLEAEIGSIEPGKRADFTILGANPLDTPGADWESIPVWGVLLDGVKRPLSEQAAE is encoded by the coding sequence ATGAAACGAATGATGCTTGCAGCGGCGATTGTGGTCGCAGCATGTGCGGCGCCATCACCGGCGGAGCTGGCGGCAGGTGAAGGTGTCGTGATCTATCCGGCGCGCGCTGTCGTCACCATGGCGCGTGAGGGTGACATTGCCGAAGCCGTCGCCGTATCCGGCGACAGGATCATCTCCACAGGAACGCTTGATGACCTGACGGCTGCGATGCCATCGGCGACCGTCGACCCGGAGTTTACTGATGACGTCATCGTGCCGGGCCTGATCGACCCGCATGTGCATGTCGTGCTGGGTGCGCTGCAGTATAATCTGCCGATTACGCCGCCCTGGCCGATGGCCACACCTCACGGGATGAAAGCCGGTTTGCCGAACCGGGATGCGTTCCTGAGCGCCTTGTCCGATATCGTGGCAGACGCAGAGCCCGAGGCAACGGTGGTGGCCTATGGCTACCACAATCTCGTGCATGGTGACCTGACGCGAACGGATCTCGATGCGATTGCGCCCGACCAGCCGCTGATCGTCTGGCATTACTCCTCACACGATTTCTATCTGAACAGCGCGGCAATTGAAGCGGCCGGCTTTACGCCCGCGCTGGCGCAGTCGTTCCATGGCGTCGACCTGGATGAAAATGGTGAGCTGACTGGGCGCATCTATGAGGACGCGGCGCTGCTGGTCATCCAGGCGTACGCAGGCGTGATCCTTGCGCCGGAGAATGTCACGGCGGGCTTTCACGGCTTCTCTTCCATGCTGCGTCAGGCGGGCGTCACGACAACCGCCGAGATGGCCTACGGCCTGTTCGGCTGGGAAATGGAGGACGCGAATATCCGTTCCAACTGGAGCAGCGCACAGGCGGCAGGATATCATCTCTACCTGGTGCCGGAATATCGTTCGCTGGAACGAACCTTCGGAGACGGAAAGGTTCAGGCCGTCCTCGACATGGTCAGCGGCGTTCACCAGACGCCGGCGCCAGTCCTGCCGCGTGTGAAGTTTTTCACTGACGGCGCCTTCTATAGTCAGACCATGCGCTTGTCTCCACCGGGCTACCTGTCTGGACAATCGAAGGGATCAGAAGGCCTGTGGGTGGCGGGCCCCGATGGGATCGTATCGGCGATCCAGCCCTATTGGGATGCCGGTCTGGGCGTGAATATCCATTCCAATGGCGATGCGGCGCAGGGGGCTACGCTCGCGGCGCTGGAGACGCTTCGAGAAGGTGATGACGGTCCCGGCAACAGTTTCGTTATCGAGCATGGCGGCCTGTTCTCGCCGGAGCAGGCGGAAACGGCCGGGCGCCTGAAAGCGCAGCTCTCCGCTGCCAGCCACTATGTATTCTACATGGCCAATGAGTATGCCGGTCCTCTCGGCGATGTCCGTGCACAATGGATATCGCCGCTGGGCGCGCTGACGGCCGCAGGTGTGCCTGTGGCGGTACACAGCGATGCGCCGCTGGCGCCGCCTTACCCTCTGCGAGCCGCCGGCGTGCACATGACCCGGGCGACCCGCGAAGGCAGCGTCTATGAGACGGAAATGGCGCTCAGTGCGCATGAGGCGCTCGAGGCGATCACGCTCGACGCAGCGCGCGTGCTTGGCCTGGAGGCTGAAATCGGATCGATCGAACCCGGCAAGCGCGCAGATTTCACCATTCTCGGGGCAAACCCTCTGGACACGCCGGGGGCAGATTGGGAATCCATCCCGGTTTGGGGCGTGCTGCTGGATGGCGTGAAACGGCCCCTGTCAGAACAGGCGGCTGAATAG